In Acidovorax sp. GBBC 1281, a single window of DNA contains:
- a CDS encoding mechanosensitive ion channel family protein gives MENFSIHLEPARAMLLQVSAFLPRLLIALLVVAAGWLVAKAARFAVTRGLRAINFQVLTQRAGLDGFLKQGGVQGDTTSIFGILVYWLVILASLLIAFNGLGLSYVTALLSRVVWFVPNLFIALIILALGAYFGRFVGEMVAAQGRRSGLKETVLLGKLAQYAIVAFVVLIALDHLRIGGDIVRQSFLIVLGGAVFALALAFGLGGKDRAAECIEHWWPRKLPITPPAHTEDRPPRPPVP, from the coding sequence ATGGAAAATTTCAGCATTCATCTGGAACCGGCCCGCGCCATGCTGCTGCAGGTCAGCGCATTCCTGCCGCGGCTTCTCATCGCCCTGCTCGTCGTCGCAGCCGGCTGGCTGGTGGCCAAGGCGGCGCGCTTCGCCGTGACCCGCGGGCTGCGCGCGATCAACTTCCAGGTGCTCACGCAGCGCGCCGGGCTCGACGGCTTTCTGAAGCAAGGCGGCGTGCAGGGCGACACCACCAGCATCTTCGGCATCCTGGTCTATTGGCTGGTCATCCTCGCCTCGCTGCTCATCGCCTTCAACGGCCTGGGCCTGAGCTACGTGACCGCGCTGCTCAGCCGCGTGGTGTGGTTCGTGCCCAACCTGTTCATCGCGCTCATCATCCTCGCGCTGGGCGCGTACTTCGGCCGCTTCGTCGGCGAGATGGTGGCCGCGCAGGGCCGGCGCAGCGGCCTGAAGGAAACCGTGCTGCTGGGCAAGCTGGCCCAGTACGCGATCGTGGCCTTCGTCGTGCTGATCGCGCTCGACCACCTGCGCATCGGCGGCGACATCGTGCGCCAGAGCTTCCTCATCGTGCTGGGCGGCGCGGTGTTCGCCCTGGCGCTGGCCTTCGGCTTGGGGGGCAAGGACCGCGCGGCCGAGTGCATCGAGCACTGGTGGCCGCGCAAGCTCCCCATCACGCCGCCCGCTCATACCGAAGATCGTCCGCCGCGGCCCCCCGTGCCCTGA
- the treS gene encoding maltose alpha-D-glucosyltransferase: MNAPLVHPLPEPEPAVTPENTEIDTSDDPQWYRDAVIYQLNVKAFFDTNGDGVGDFKGVTAKLDYVKDLGVNTIWLMPFYPSPLRDDGYDISEYEDVHPQYGTLDDFREMLDAAHQRGLRVITELVINHTSAEHPWFQRARTAPPGSPERDFYVWSDTDQIYQGTRIIFTDTETSNWAWDPVAKAYYWHRFFSHQPDLNFDNPLVMEAVLKTMRFWLDMGVDGFRLDAIPYLIERDGTSNENLPETHAVIKRLRAAIDAEYKNRFLLAEANMWPEDVREYFGDGDECHMAYHFPLMPRMYMAIAQEDRHPIVEILQQTPDIPDGCQWAIFLRNHDELTLEMVTSKERDYMYTMYAADMRARINLGIRRRLAPLMENDIDRVKLMNGMLLSMPGSPIIYYGDEIGMGDNVFVGDRNGVRTPMQWNPDRNAGFSRADPQRLYLQPIMDAVYGYEALNVEAQASDQSSLLNWTRRMLAVRKTSRAFGRGRRIFLKPGNRKILAYISEHGDDVILTVFNLSRAAQPVELDLSAYKGRAPLEMLGRVTFPPIGDLPYLLTLHSYGFYWFRLSTEAQVPSWHQDGLDLQERPVLVLFDGWTSFFRENVMPWRIGMAERMRVQFESDTLPRYIELQRWYAGKGTAIERARIQDHTVWKTDGGYEWMLPILNVEAPSAPPASYFVPLALAWEEGDEERMRRLSPGGVARVRQQANVGVMGDAFHDEAFCRAVVRAIGANEQLGTDRGGTLRFRSTVAFAGMAQGLDDLTVGRPGAQSSNTVVTLGEKLFLKGYRHVRNGVNPELEVGRFLTEAARFEHCVPVGGAVEYVAGDGTTMTLALVQSYVSNQGDGWEYTLGYLERFLEDTRIASGATADVHGGFLALVRTLGRRTAGLHRALALRTGNPAFDPEPVTAQDVQAFHERALAEAADTLALLEQRMADLPPAARTDAQALLARRATLMDRIGQGTGVTPSGHKTRYHGDYHLGQVLVTDNDFVIIDFEGEPGRTFEQRRAKSSPLRDVAGMLRSFNYARWAALKRMTQSTEEMLRLDEAAQQWERETRAAFLEAYAAEASAPATHPGAHLEVAPVPDGAIVALFEIEKALYELRYELGNRVDWAQVPLQGLLALIGAAASPSPAPAAP; encoded by the coding sequence ATGAATGCACCTTTGGTCCACCCCCTGCCCGAGCCGGAGCCGGCCGTCACCCCCGAGAACACGGAGATCGACACCAGCGACGATCCCCAGTGGTACCGGGACGCGGTCATCTACCAGCTCAACGTCAAGGCCTTCTTCGACACCAACGGCGACGGGGTGGGCGATTTCAAGGGCGTGACCGCCAAGCTCGACTACGTGAAGGACCTCGGGGTCAACACGATATGGCTGATGCCGTTCTACCCATCGCCGCTGCGTGACGACGGCTACGACATCTCCGAGTACGAAGACGTCCACCCGCAGTACGGCACGCTGGACGACTTCCGCGAAATGCTGGACGCGGCCCACCAGCGCGGCCTGCGCGTGATCACCGAGCTGGTCATCAACCACACCTCTGCCGAGCATCCCTGGTTCCAGCGCGCGCGCACCGCGCCGCCCGGCTCGCCCGAGCGCGACTTCTACGTGTGGAGCGACACCGACCAGATCTACCAAGGCACGCGCATCATCTTCACCGACACCGAGACGTCGAACTGGGCCTGGGACCCGGTGGCCAAGGCCTACTACTGGCACCGGTTCTTCAGCCACCAGCCGGACCTGAACTTCGACAACCCGCTGGTGATGGAGGCGGTGCTCAAGACCATGCGCTTCTGGCTCGACATGGGCGTGGACGGCTTCCGGCTGGACGCGATCCCCTACCTGATCGAGCGCGACGGCACCAGCAACGAGAACCTGCCCGAGACGCACGCGGTGATCAAGCGGCTGCGCGCCGCGATCGATGCCGAATACAAGAACCGCTTCCTGCTGGCCGAGGCCAACATGTGGCCGGAGGACGTGCGCGAGTATTTCGGCGATGGCGACGAATGCCACATGGCCTACCACTTCCCGCTGATGCCGCGCATGTACATGGCCATCGCCCAGGAAGACCGCCACCCCATCGTCGAGATCCTGCAGCAGACGCCCGACATCCCCGACGGCTGCCAGTGGGCGATCTTCCTGCGCAACCACGACGAGTTGACGCTGGAGATGGTGACCAGCAAGGAACGCGACTACATGTACACCATGTACGCCGCCGACATGCGCGCGCGCATCAATCTCGGCATCCGCCGCCGCCTGGCGCCGCTGATGGAAAACGACATCGACCGCGTGAAGCTCATGAACGGCATGCTGCTGTCCATGCCCGGCTCGCCCATCATCTACTACGGCGACGAGATCGGCATGGGCGACAACGTGTTCGTGGGCGACCGCAACGGCGTGCGCACGCCGATGCAGTGGAACCCCGACCGCAACGCCGGCTTCTCGCGCGCAGACCCGCAGCGGCTGTACCTGCAGCCCATCATGGATGCCGTGTACGGCTACGAGGCGCTGAACGTCGAGGCCCAGGCCAGCGACCAGAGCTCGCTGCTCAACTGGACCCGCCGCATGCTGGCCGTGCGCAAGACCAGCCGGGCCTTCGGGCGTGGCCGGCGCATCTTCCTGAAGCCGGGCAACCGCAAGATCCTCGCCTACATCAGCGAACACGGCGACGACGTGATCCTGACCGTGTTCAACCTGTCTCGCGCCGCCCAGCCGGTGGAGCTGGACCTGTCGGCCTACAAGGGGCGCGCGCCGCTGGAAATGCTGGGCCGGGTCACCTTCCCGCCCATCGGCGACCTGCCCTACCTGCTCACGCTGCACTCCTACGGGTTCTACTGGTTCCGCCTTTCCACCGAGGCGCAGGTGCCGTCCTGGCACCAGGACGGGCTCGACCTGCAGGAGCGCCCGGTGCTGGTGCTGTTCGACGGCTGGACCAGCTTCTTCCGCGAAAACGTGATGCCCTGGCGCATCGGCATGGCCGAACGCATGCGCGTGCAATTCGAGTCCGACACGCTGCCGCGCTACATCGAACTGCAGCGCTGGTACGCCGGCAAGGGCACGGCCATCGAGCGCGCCCGCATCCAGGACCACACCGTGTGGAAGACCGATGGCGGCTACGAATGGATGCTGCCGATCCTGAATGTCGAGGCCCCGTCCGCGCCGCCCGCCTCGTACTTCGTTCCCCTGGCCCTGGCCTGGGAAGAAGGCGATGAAGAGCGCATGCGCCGGCTCTCGCCCGGCGGCGTGGCGCGCGTGCGCCAGCAGGCCAACGTGGGCGTGATGGGCGACGCCTTCCACGACGAGGCCTTCTGCCGCGCGGTGGTGCGGGCCATCGGTGCCAACGAGCAGCTGGGAACCGACCGTGGCGGCACGCTGCGTTTTCGCAGCACCGTGGCCTTCGCCGGAATGGCGCAGGGACTGGATGACCTCACTGTGGGGCGCCCGGGCGCGCAGAGCAGCAACACCGTGGTCACCCTGGGCGAAAAGCTGTTCCTCAAGGGCTACCGGCACGTGCGCAACGGGGTCAATCCCGAACTGGAGGTGGGCCGCTTCCTGACCGAGGCCGCGCGCTTCGAGCACTGCGTGCCGGTGGGCGGCGCGGTCGAGTACGTCGCGGGCGACGGTACGACCATGACGCTGGCCCTGGTGCAGTCCTACGTGTCCAACCAGGGCGACGGCTGGGAATACACCCTGGGCTACCTGGAGCGGTTTCTGGAAGACACGCGCATCGCTTCGGGCGCCACGGCGGACGTGCACGGAGGCTTCCTCGCGCTGGTGCGAACCCTCGGCCGCCGCACCGCCGGCCTGCACCGGGCGCTCGCGCTGCGCACCGGCAACCCGGCGTTCGATCCGGAGCCGGTCACCGCGCAGGACGTTCAGGCCTTCCATGAGCGCGCCCTGGCCGAGGCAGCCGACACGCTGGCGCTGCTGGAGCAGCGCATGGCCGACCTGCCCCCCGCCGCGCGCACCGATGCCCAGGCCCTGCTGGCCCGGCGCGCCACCCTCATGGACCGCATCGGCCAGGGCACCGGCGTGACCCCGTCCGGCCACAAGACGCGCTACCACGGCGACTACCACCTGGGCCAGGTGCTGGTGACCGACAACGACTTCGTCATCATCGACTTCGAGGGCGAACCCGGCCGCACCTTCGAGCAGCGCCGCGCCAAGAGCTCGCCCCTGCGCGACGTGGCGGGCATGCTGCGCTCGTTCAACTACGCCCGCTGGGCCGCGCTCAAGCGGATGACACAGTCCACCGAGGAGATGCTGCGCCTGGACGAAGCGGCCCAGCAATGGGAACGCGAGACGCGCGCCGCGTTTCTCGAGGCCTATGCCGCCGAGGCCAGCGCCCCGGCCACCCACCCCGGCGCCCATCTGGAGGTGGCCCCCGTGCCGGACGGCGCCATCGTGGCGCTGTTCGAGATCGAGAAGGCGCTGTACGAGCTGCGCTACGAACTCGGCAACCGCGTCGATTGGGCGCAGGTGCCGCTGCAGGGGCTGCTGGCGCTCATCGGCGCCGCGGCCTCGCCCTCGCCCGCCCCTGCGGCACCGTAG
- a CDS encoding TRAP transporter substrate-binding protein: protein MDRRSIIKHAGIVGVLAAGAAPAVHAQANIRWRLASSFPKSLDTIYGTAEVFSKKVSEATGGKFQISVHAGGELMPAFGVVDGVQSASVEMAHTAPYYFYGKDPTFCLGCAVPFGLNARQMNAWMYEGNGLKLMREFYAKYNIINLPGGNTGAQMGGWFRKEIKSVADLKGLKFRTNPFAGKVLEPFGVIPQSIPGADLYPALEKGTIDALEWVGPYDDQKLGFNKVAPFYYYPGWWEGGPQLDFYINTKAWEGLPAEYKAVVEAAASHAHVTMLAKYDARNPVAIKQLVGSGTKLRPFTQDVMNAAFKSAQQIYSDLNNSNPEWKKIYPDYSKFLADQNAWFRFTEGTFDRFMQQQKL, encoded by the coding sequence ATGGATCGTCGTTCAATCATCAAGCACGCCGGCATCGTCGGCGTGCTGGCCGCGGGCGCGGCCCCTGCAGTGCATGCGCAGGCCAACATCCGCTGGCGCCTCGCTTCGAGCTTCCCCAAGTCGCTCGACACCATCTACGGAACGGCGGAGGTGTTCTCCAAGAAGGTCAGCGAAGCCACGGGCGGCAAGTTCCAGATCTCGGTGCATGCCGGCGGAGAGCTGATGCCCGCCTTCGGCGTGGTGGACGGCGTGCAGAGCGCCTCCGTCGAAATGGCCCACACGGCCCCCTACTATTTCTACGGCAAGGACCCGACGTTCTGCCTGGGCTGCGCCGTGCCGTTCGGCCTGAACGCGCGCCAGATGAACGCATGGATGTACGAGGGCAACGGCCTGAAGCTCATGCGTGAGTTCTACGCCAAGTACAACATCATCAACCTGCCGGGCGGCAACACGGGCGCGCAGATGGGCGGCTGGTTCCGCAAGGAAATCAAGTCGGTCGCCGACCTGAAGGGCCTGAAGTTCCGCACCAACCCTTTTGCGGGCAAGGTGCTGGAGCCGTTCGGCGTGATCCCCCAGTCCATCCCCGGTGCCGACCTGTACCCCGCGCTGGAAAAGGGCACGATCGACGCGTTGGAGTGGGTGGGACCGTACGACGACCAGAAGCTGGGCTTCAACAAGGTCGCGCCGTTCTATTACTACCCCGGCTGGTGGGAAGGCGGCCCGCAGCTGGACTTCTACATCAACACCAAGGCCTGGGAAGGCCTGCCGGCCGAATACAAGGCCGTGGTGGAAGCCGCCGCCTCGCACGCCCACGTGACCATGCTCGCCAAGTACGACGCCCGCAACCCCGTGGCCATCAAGCAACTGGTGGGCTCCGGCACCAAGCTGCGCCCCTTCACGCAGGACGTGATGAACGCGGCCTTCAAGTCGGCCCAGCAGATCTACTCGGACCTGAACAACAGCAACCCCGAATGGAAGAAAATCTACCCCGACTACTCCAAGTTCCTGGCCGACCAGAACGCCTGGTTCCGCTTCACCGAAGGCACGTTTGACCGTTTCATGCAGCAGCAGAAGCTGTAA
- a CDS encoding alpha-1,4-glucan--maltose-1-phosphate maltosyltransferase: protein MPKPDTLPSSFRPAANASPASPASPPTLLTPVGGADGRVRAVVEAVLPCVDGGRFAAKRVAGEPARITAHCFTDGQDVLRVALQWWRDRDGNATAAPADATEVAMEASGNDEWVADFTPPEPGLYRYTVSAWVDPFESWRRELERRVDPQDIRVAARVGAAEALAAAQRASAAQDRSDLTDWAQALERGAQAEGDADMLKALALDEAAAAAMRRHPDRRFEVRYPDALPLRADRERARYSTWYELFPRSAAPTAGVHGTFRDVEARLADISAMGFDVLYFPPIHPIGREQRKGKNNALAAGPDDVGSPWAIGAKEGGHKAILPELGTVQDFRRLVVAAKEQGLEVALDIAFQCAPDHPYVKEHPDWFRWRPDGTVQYAENPPKKYQDIYPFNFECDDWRGLWSELKSVFEHWIGEGVRIFRVDNPHTKAFPFWEWVIAEIQRDHPDTIFLAEAFTRPKVMHGLAKRGFTQSYTYFTWRNTKHELTEYFTELSTGPGREYFRPNAWPNTPDILHEHLQGGEPAVFMARLVLAATLAANYGIYGPAYELLDHLPRGPGSEEYLDSEKYQLRHWDLERPGNLRAFITRVNQIRRENPALHADHRLRFLHVDNDQLLAYMKHSADGRNIVVTVVNLDPHHPQSGWLRLSAADIAATDPSTSDMPASKPAPLPTDWQMHDLLSQQRFVWQGDAHYVLLDPHRSPAHVFVVRRRVGRHDDFDHFE, encoded by the coding sequence ATGCCAAAGCCTGACACCCTGCCCTCTTCTTTCCGCCCTGCGGCCAATGCCTCTCCGGCGTCGCCAGCGAGCCCGCCCACCCTGTTGACCCCGGTCGGCGGCGCAGACGGCCGCGTGCGCGCCGTGGTCGAAGCCGTGCTCCCCTGCGTGGACGGCGGTCGCTTTGCCGCCAAGCGCGTGGCCGGCGAGCCGGCCCGCATCACCGCGCACTGCTTCACCGACGGGCAAGACGTCTTGCGCGTGGCGCTGCAGTGGTGGCGCGATCGGGATGGCAACGCCACTGCAGCCCCCGCAGACGCCACTGAAGTGGCCATGGAGGCCAGCGGCAACGACGAATGGGTGGCCGACTTCACGCCGCCCGAGCCGGGCCTGTACCGCTACACCGTGTCGGCCTGGGTGGACCCGTTCGAATCCTGGCGCCGGGAACTCGAACGCCGCGTCGATCCGCAGGACATCCGCGTCGCCGCGCGCGTGGGCGCGGCGGAAGCCCTGGCGGCCGCCCAGCGTGCCAGCGCCGCCCAGGACCGCAGCGACCTGACCGATTGGGCCCAGGCCCTAGAACGCGGCGCCCAGGCCGAGGGCGATGCAGACATGCTCAAGGCCCTGGCGCTGGACGAAGCCGCCGCCGCGGCGATGCGCCGCCACCCTGACCGCCGCTTCGAGGTGCGCTACCCCGACGCCCTGCCGCTGCGGGCCGACCGCGAGCGGGCCCGTTACAGCACCTGGTACGAGCTGTTCCCCCGCTCCGCCGCACCCACCGCGGGCGTGCACGGCACGTTCCGCGACGTCGAGGCGCGCCTGGCCGATATCTCGGCCATGGGCTTTGACGTGCTGTACTTCCCGCCCATCCACCCCATCGGGCGGGAGCAGCGCAAGGGCAAGAACAATGCCCTGGCCGCGGGGCCCGACGACGTGGGCAGCCCTTGGGCCATCGGCGCGAAGGAGGGTGGGCACAAGGCCATCCTGCCCGAACTGGGCACCGTGCAGGACTTTCGCCGTCTGGTCGTGGCCGCCAAGGAGCAGGGCCTGGAAGTGGCGCTGGACATCGCCTTTCAGTGCGCACCGGACCACCCCTACGTGAAGGAACACCCCGACTGGTTCCGCTGGCGCCCCGACGGCACGGTGCAGTACGCCGAGAACCCGCCCAAGAAGTACCAGGACATCTATCCCTTCAACTTCGAATGCGACGACTGGCGCGGCCTGTGGAGCGAACTCAAAAGCGTGTTCGAGCACTGGATCGGCGAGGGCGTGCGCATCTTCCGGGTGGACAACCCGCACACCAAGGCCTTTCCGTTCTGGGAATGGGTGATCGCCGAGATTCAGCGCGACCACCCGGACACGATCTTCCTGGCCGAAGCCTTCACGCGGCCCAAGGTGATGCACGGGCTGGCCAAGCGGGGCTTCACCCAGTCGTACACCTACTTCACGTGGCGCAACACCAAGCACGAGCTGACGGAGTACTTCACCGAGCTGTCCACCGGACCGGGCCGCGAGTATTTCCGGCCCAACGCCTGGCCCAACACGCCGGACATCCTGCACGAGCACCTGCAGGGCGGCGAGCCGGCCGTCTTCATGGCACGGCTGGTGCTGGCCGCCACGCTGGCCGCCAACTACGGCATCTACGGCCCGGCCTACGAGCTGCTGGACCACCTGCCGCGCGGGCCGGGCAGCGAGGAATACCTCGACTCCGAAAAGTATCAGCTGCGCCACTGGGACCTGGAGCGCCCCGGCAACCTGCGCGCCTTCATCACCCGCGTGAACCAGATCCGGCGCGAGAACCCGGCCCTGCATGCGGACCACAGGCTGCGCTTCCTGCATGTGGACAACGACCAGCTGCTGGCTTACATGAAGCACTCCGCCGACGGACGGAACATCGTGGTCACCGTGGTCAACCTGGACCCGCACCACCCGCAGTCGGGCTGGCTGCGGCTGTCGGCGGCGGACATCGCAGCCACCGACCCCTCCACGTCCGACATGCCGGCCTCGAAGCCCGCACCCCTGCCCACTGACTGGCAGATGCACGACCTGCTGAGTCAGCAGCGATTCGTCTGGCAGGGCGATGCGCACTACGTGCTGCTGGACCCTCACCGCTCGCCCGCCCACGTGTTCGTCGTGCGCCGGCGCGTCGGCCGCCACGACGACTTCGACCATTTTGAATAA
- a CDS encoding TRAP transporter small permease subunit codes for MSGLLKLAMGMDWISTKLSKVAGWAVLAAALISATNAIIRYGLDMSSNAWLEIQWYLFATTVMLGAPLVLKLNEHVRVDIIYGRLRGKKPVLVDLFGLIVFLLPVMGLLTWLTAPFFWHMLVSGEMSGNIGGLIRWPAALLMPLGFGAMFLQGVAEIIKRVAYLRGDIQMNTHYEKPVQ; via the coding sequence GTGTCAGGACTCCTCAAATTGGCCATGGGCATGGACTGGATTTCCACCAAGCTCAGCAAGGTGGCCGGATGGGCCGTGCTCGCCGCCGCTCTGATTTCCGCCACCAACGCGATCATCCGCTACGGCCTGGACATGAGTTCCAACGCCTGGCTCGAGATCCAGTGGTACCTCTTCGCCACCACCGTGATGCTGGGCGCGCCGCTGGTGCTCAAGCTCAACGAGCACGTGCGCGTGGACATCATCTACGGCCGGCTGCGCGGCAAGAAGCCCGTGCTGGTGGACCTGTTCGGCCTGATCGTCTTCCTGCTGCCGGTGATGGGCCTGCTCACCTGGCTGACGGCGCCGTTCTTCTGGCACATGCTGGTGTCTGGCGAGATGTCCGGCAACATCGGCGGCCTGATCCGCTGGCCCGCCGCGCTGCTGATGCCCCTGGGCTTCGGCGCGATGTTCCTGCAAGGCGTGGCAGAGATCATCAAGCGCGTGGCCTACCTGCGCGGCGACATCCAGATGAACACGCACTACGAGAAGCCGGTGCAGTAA
- a CDS encoding TRAP transporter large permease, with amino-acid sequence MHMENFAPIMFAGLIVIMLIGFPVAFSLAALGLFSGFFAIEMGWFPANFMANLPINMFGILSNDLLLAIPFFTLMGAVLEKCGLAEDMLDSMGQLFGPVRGGLGYSVIIVGFILGAITGTVAGQVIAMAMISLPVMMRYGYNMRYSTGVLAASGTITQLVPPSLVLIVMADQLGRSVGDMYKGAWGPAILQVLIFAIYTFLLGRFRPEYVPGLPKTARTLHGWALWGKCLRGIIPSAILIFAVLGSMGGLPFMDHAIATPTEAGAMGAVGSLILAAIHKRLTWQLIKEAMDGTMRLTAMVVFILIGSRVFSLVFQGVDGAIWIEHLLSDLPGGQIGFLIVVNIFIFFLAFFLDFFEIAFIILPLLGPVAHKLGIDLVWFGVLLCVNMQTSFMHPPFGFALFYLRGISDTLFKEKRIDRPVKSSDIYLGSIPWVIMQLILVAIVIFFPQTVTVFLDKEQVVDLDKVQLEMPADSSAEPTINMDDPFGTGEKPAAGSAAPAAEPGAEPAMPVPEPAPDAAPAEGAASTPQ; translated from the coding sequence ATGCACATGGAAAACTTTGCCCCGATCATGTTCGCGGGGCTGATCGTGATCATGCTGATCGGGTTCCCGGTCGCGTTTTCGCTCGCGGCCCTGGGCCTGTTCAGCGGATTCTTCGCCATCGAGATGGGCTGGTTCCCGGCCAACTTCATGGCGAACCTGCCGATCAACATGTTCGGCATCCTGTCCAACGACCTGCTGCTGGCCATTCCGTTCTTCACGCTCATGGGCGCGGTGCTCGAGAAATGCGGCTTGGCCGAGGACATGCTCGACTCCATGGGCCAGCTGTTTGGCCCGGTGCGCGGCGGGCTGGGCTACTCGGTCATCATCGTGGGCTTCATCCTCGGGGCCATCACCGGCACCGTGGCCGGCCAGGTGATCGCCATGGCCATGATCTCGCTGCCGGTGATGATGCGCTACGGCTACAACATGCGCTACTCCACCGGCGTGCTGGCGGCCTCGGGCACCATCACGCAGCTGGTGCCGCCCTCGCTGGTGCTGATCGTCATGGCCGACCAGCTCGGCCGTTCGGTGGGCGACATGTACAAGGGCGCCTGGGGCCCCGCCATCCTGCAGGTGCTGATCTTCGCCATCTACACCTTCCTGCTGGGCCGCTTCCGCCCCGAGTACGTGCCCGGCCTGCCCAAGACGGCGCGCACGCTGCACGGCTGGGCCCTGTGGGGCAAGTGCCTGCGCGGCATCATCCCCTCGGCCATCCTGATCTTCGCGGTGCTGGGCTCCATGGGCGGCCTGCCCTTCATGGACCACGCCATCGCCACGCCGACCGAGGCCGGCGCCATGGGCGCGGTGGGCTCGCTGATCCTGGCGGCCATCCACAAGCGGCTCACGTGGCAGCTCATCAAGGAAGCGATGGACGGCACCATGCGGCTCACGGCCATGGTGGTGTTCATCCTGATCGGCTCGCGGGTGTTCTCGCTGGTGTTCCAGGGCGTGGATGGCGCCATCTGGATCGAACACCTGCTGAGCGACCTGCCAGGCGGCCAGATCGGCTTCCTGATCGTGGTGAACATCTTCATCTTCTTCCTGGCGTTCTTCCTCGACTTCTTCGAGATCGCCTTCATCATCCTGCCGCTGCTGGGCCCCGTGGCGCACAAGCTGGGCATCGACCTGGTGTGGTTCGGCGTGCTGCTGTGCGTGAACATGCAGACGAGCTTTATGCACCCGCCCTTCGGCTTCGCACTGTTCTACCTGCGCGGCATCTCGGACACACTGTTCAAGGAAAAACGCATCGACAGACCGGTCAAGTCCAGCGACATCTACCTGGGCTCCATCCCCTGGGTGATCATGCAGCTGATCCTGGTGGCGATCGTGATCTTCTTCCCGCAGACGGTGACCGTCTTCCTGGACAAGGAGCAGGTGGTCGACCTGGACAAGGTGCAGCTCGAGATGCCGGCCGACTCGTCCGCCGAGCCCACCATCAACATGGATGACCCGTTCGGCACCGGTGAAAAGCCCGCAGCGGGCAGCGCCGCCCCGGCCGCCGAACCCGGTGCCGAGCCCGCCATGCCGGTGCCCGAGCCAGCACCGGACGCCGCACCCGCCGAAGGCGCGGCCAGCACGCCGCAATGA